A single window of Nocardioides kongjuensis DNA harbors:
- a CDS encoding M28 family peptidase, with amino-acid sequence MRQRTADVADVDQLMATIEDLVALAPRATGTPGGEQAAAYVVDRFRRAGLDEVWVEESDSFAWEALSTALSVDGDEVACAAIRHCALTGHEQVGPLGTGPDGVEAELVDIGADGVGDHDVAGRIVLFDLTFDLPQWALLPLSEYVHDPGRRMLNREALGSRNPYITSLTRTMRDAAAAGALGVVGVLRDYPESLGYHNEYYRRTLLTLPGVWITRSAGDALRRRLHAGSVASLRLVAERRRVTARTVVGVLHGASPETVMVQSHHDSIGPGAVEDASGTAEVVALAEHAVDRARSGRPWAKTLMFVTFDSHFTGYQAHRDFARRYTIDPDSPYRLALNLTVEHVGLRARRTSDGAFETLDHSEPRAFFENVSLPMKLALVRAVRRHGLGATSVLNAGLLEFTLDGMPTDASFTFTAGVPTISLVSGPLYLYDDADTLDKIDVDQLVPVANAFADLMAFADGRAPGRLGMVPRAVRRRLPRGRW; translated from the coding sequence ATGAGGCAGCGCACCGCCGACGTGGCCGACGTCGACCAGCTGATGGCGACCATCGAGGACCTGGTCGCGCTGGCGCCGCGCGCGACGGGGACGCCGGGCGGCGAGCAGGCCGCGGCGTACGTCGTCGACCGGTTCCGCCGCGCCGGCCTCGACGAGGTGTGGGTCGAGGAGAGCGACTCGTTCGCCTGGGAGGCCCTGTCGACCGCGCTGTCGGTCGACGGGGACGAGGTCGCGTGCGCGGCGATCCGGCACTGCGCGCTGACCGGCCACGAGCAGGTCGGCCCCCTCGGAACCGGTCCCGACGGCGTCGAGGCCGAGCTCGTGGACATCGGCGCCGACGGCGTCGGCGACCACGACGTCGCCGGCCGGATCGTGCTCTTCGACCTGACCTTCGACCTGCCGCAGTGGGCGCTGCTGCCGCTCAGCGAGTACGTGCACGACCCCGGCCGGCGGATGCTGAACCGTGAGGCGCTCGGCTCGCGCAACCCCTACATCACCTCGCTCACCCGCACGATGCGCGACGCCGCGGCCGCCGGCGCGCTCGGGGTGGTCGGCGTGCTGCGCGACTACCCGGAGTCGCTCGGCTACCACAACGAGTACTACCGCCGGACCCTGCTGACCCTGCCCGGCGTGTGGATCACCCGCAGCGCGGGGGATGCCCTGCGTCGCCGGCTGCACGCCGGCTCCGTCGCCTCGCTGCGGCTGGTCGCCGAGCGCCGACGGGTCACCGCCCGCACCGTGGTCGGCGTGCTGCACGGAGCATCGCCGGAGACGGTCATGGTCCAGTCCCACCACGACTCGATCGGCCCCGGCGCGGTCGAGGACGCCAGCGGTACGGCGGAGGTCGTCGCGCTCGCCGAGCACGCCGTCGACCGCGCGCGGTCGGGCCGTCCCTGGGCCAAGACGCTGATGTTCGTCACCTTCGACAGCCACTTCACCGGCTACCAGGCGCACCGGGACTTCGCCCGCCGCTACACGATCGACCCCGACTCGCCGTACCGGCTGGCGCTCAACCTGACCGTCGAGCACGTCGGGCTCCGCGCCCGTCGTACCTCGGACGGGGCATTCGAGACGCTCGACCACAGCGAGCCGCGCGCGTTCTTCGAGAACGTCTCGCTGCCGATGAAGCTCGCGCTGGTCCGCGCCGTCCGCCGCCACGGGCTCGGCGCGACCTCGGTGCTCAACGCCGGCCTGCTGGAGTTCACCCTCGACGGCATGCCCACCGACGCGTCGTTCACCTTCACCGCCGGCGTCCCCACGATCAGCCTGGTCTCCGGCCCGCTCTACCTGTACGACGACGCCGACACCCTCGACAAGATCGACGTCGACCAGCTGGTCCCCGTCGCGAACGCCTTCGCCGACCTGATGGCCTTCGCCGACGGGCGCGCCCCGGGGCGGCTCGGGATGGTCCCGCGTGCCGTGCGCAGGCGCCTGCCGCGGGGGCGCTGGTGA
- a CDS encoding lipase family protein — protein MSAVVAREPARGRAALAAAGESWRVSYPSGRSVLTGLVHLPAGPPPAGGWPVVTYGHMTTGGSDRSAPSAAVDGHPELRRMTQGDAFVSQLLGRRIAVLQPDYEGLGSPGPHPYLVGPALATSVLDLLVAARASFDLSHRWVSAGHSEGAVAALHAAALGAPAGFSLAGCAVFAPVTRMDQTIGLSLRWPLTPPGFGVVPALVALMIEGAATVDPDLAVLVDGDGLSDRARRLWPQLRERTLTELAHRSSFGGLAPGALLGARGDVVRDRLLGSLRTHDVARLALPTGMPLRIDAAAADEVAPFWLTRSLVRGYRESGLRVEPHWWRTGHSGVLAPGRAPQPAAAWVAGLLVPR, from the coding sequence GTGAGCGCGGTCGTCGCCCGCGAGCCGGCGCGGGGGCGGGCGGCGCTCGCCGCGGCGGGGGAGTCGTGGCGGGTGTCGTACCCCTCGGGACGCTCCGTGCTCACCGGGCTGGTCCACCTGCCCGCCGGCCCTCCGCCCGCCGGCGGCTGGCCGGTCGTCACCTACGGGCACATGACCACCGGCGGCAGCGACCGCTCGGCGCCCAGCGCCGCTGTCGACGGGCACCCGGAGCTGCGGCGGATGACCCAGGGCGACGCCTTCGTCTCACAGCTGCTGGGGCGGCGGATCGCGGTCCTGCAGCCCGACTACGAGGGCCTCGGCAGCCCGGGCCCCCATCCGTACCTGGTCGGTCCCGCCCTGGCCACCTCCGTGCTCGACCTGCTCGTGGCCGCGCGTGCGTCCTTCGACCTGTCGCACCGCTGGGTCTCCGCGGGGCACTCCGAGGGTGCCGTCGCCGCCCTGCACGCCGCCGCTCTCGGCGCTCCGGCCGGTTTCTCGCTGGCGGGGTGCGCCGTGTTCGCCCCCGTCACCCGGATGGACCAGACCATCGGTCTCTCCCTGCGCTGGCCGCTCACCCCGCCCGGCTTCGGCGTCGTCCCCGCCCTCGTCGCCCTCATGATCGAGGGCGCCGCCACCGTCGATCCCGATCTGGCCGTGCTGGTGGACGGCGACGGCCTCAGCGACCGCGCCCGCCGGCTGTGGCCCCAGCTCCGCGAGCGCACCCTCACCGAGCTCGCCCACCGCTCCTCCTTCGGCGGCCTCGCCCCCGGTGCGCTGCTCGGAGCCCGCGGGGACGTCGTACGGGACCGGTTGCTGGGCTCCCTGCGCACCCACGACGTCGCCCGGCTCGCGCTGCCCACCGGGATGCCGCTGCGCATCGACGCCGCCGCCGCCGACGAGGTCGCCCCGTTCTGGCTGACCCGTTCGCTGGTCCGCGGCTACCGCGAGTCCGGCCTGCGGGTCGAGCCGCACTGGTGGCGCACCGGTCACTCCGGGGTGCTCGCCCCCGGTCGGGCGCCGCAGCCGGCCGCTGCGTGGGTGGCCGGGCTGCTCGTGCCCCGTTGA
- a CDS encoding trypsin-like serine peptidase, translating to MTTQDAPFSQRELWERDDVPVGDDQRPWGYVTESARLLMPADGAEGEVRLRDAGEQFAGLPVLHADRLLLPGVPGRDANLGEALTRSLAERAEAALVRDRRTPRDARGEIGAPYRPRGVPSGMHPKVVSSLRDTAFGLNARGTRTRLSNHSTIIGGESRSLVYPDAYPYTAVCKLYVYHQATPGGAWIYDSEATGYMIGRSTMMTSGHVQPNAGSGWMIKVVPACWNGQSVFGAGFLSYVSGYWSWNSDSGSDIKICGLYDPIGDRTGYFGYRHYSSSWEDGDYWTMAGYPYDISLASMSHETAIAVRDDDDGDDINVNGSTYDTTQVESDADEASGASGAPLWGWWDDGPYAIGVHHGVEYDGTLFGTETYSCASGGDGFVAAAGWGRSMWG from the coding sequence ATGACAACACAGGACGCACCGTTCTCGCAGCGCGAGCTGTGGGAGCGTGACGACGTGCCGGTCGGTGACGACCAGCGGCCGTGGGGCTACGTCACCGAGTCGGCCCGGCTGCTGATGCCGGCCGACGGGGCCGAGGGTGAGGTCCGGCTGCGCGATGCGGGGGAGCAGTTCGCGGGTCTCCCGGTGCTGCACGCGGACCGCCTGCTGCTGCCCGGCGTGCCGGGGCGGGACGCCAACCTCGGGGAGGCGCTGACGCGCAGCCTCGCCGAGCGGGCGGAGGCGGCCCTGGTCCGCGACCGTCGTACGCCGCGCGATGCCCGGGGCGAGATCGGTGCCCCGTACCGGCCCCGTGGCGTGCCGTCGGGCATGCACCCGAAGGTCGTCAGCTCGCTGCGCGACACCGCGTTCGGCCTGAACGCACGCGGGACCCGCACACGACTGTCGAACCACAGCACCATCATCGGCGGCGAGTCGCGGTCGCTGGTCTACCCCGACGCCTACCCCTACACCGCGGTCTGCAAGCTCTACGTCTACCACCAGGCGACGCCGGGCGGAGCGTGGATCTACGACAGCGAGGCGACCGGCTACATGATCGGCCGGAGCACGATGATGACCAGCGGCCACGTCCAGCCCAACGCCGGCTCCGGCTGGATGATCAAGGTCGTCCCGGCCTGCTGGAACGGCCAGTCGGTGTTCGGCGCAGGCTTCCTGAGCTACGTGTCGGGCTACTGGTCGTGGAACTCCGACTCGGGCAGCGACATCAAGATCTGCGGCCTCTACGACCCGATCGGCGACCGCACGGGCTACTTCGGCTACCGCCACTACAGCTCGTCGTGGGAGGACGGTGACTACTGGACGATGGCCGGCTACCCCTACGACATCAGTCTCGCCTCGATGTCGCACGAGACCGCGATCGCCGTGCGTGACGACGACGACGGCGACGACATCAACGTCAACGGCTCCACCTACGACACCACCCAGGTCGAGAGCGACGCCGACGAGGCGTCCGGTGCGTCCGGTGCGCCGCTGTGGGGGTGGTGGGACGACGGCCCGTACGCGATCGGCGTCCACCACGGCGTGGAGTACGACGGCACGCTCTTCGGCACCGAGACCTACTCGTGCGCCTCCGGCGGCGACGGGTTCGTCGCTGCTGCGGGCTGGGGCCGCAGCATGTGGGGGTGA
- a CDS encoding DUF6326 family protein → MSATNPTAPLHDEPVPVRASLAATWTAFMFLYAYVDILNFFTPGVVEDILDGRVFEFDLSQTFSAAALTLVAIPILMIVLSMTLPARASRTANLVVASLYVPVTAFNLVGADWLFFYGLGVVLELALLALVLRCAWTWPRTTPAPATTGAPHPHMLRPQPAAATNPSPPEAHE, encoded by the coding sequence ATGAGCGCAACCAACCCCACCGCCCCACTGCACGACGAGCCGGTCCCGGTGCGTGCCAGCCTCGCCGCGACGTGGACCGCCTTCATGTTCTTGTACGCCTACGTGGACATCCTCAACTTCTTCACCCCCGGCGTCGTCGAGGACATCCTGGACGGCAGGGTCTTCGAGTTCGACCTCTCCCAGACCTTCTCGGCCGCGGCGCTGACCCTGGTCGCCATCCCGATCCTCATGATCGTGCTGTCGATGACGCTGCCCGCCCGGGCGAGCCGCACCGCGAACCTGGTCGTGGCCTCGCTCTACGTCCCCGTCACGGCGTTCAACCTGGTGGGAGCGGACTGGCTGTTCTTCTACGGCCTCGGCGTCGTGCTGGAGCTCGCCCTGCTCGCGCTCGTCCTTCGCTGTGCCTGGACCTGGCCGCGCACCACGCCGGCCCCGGCGACGACCGGGGCACCTCACCCCCACATGCTGCGGCCCCAGCCCGCAGCAGCGACGAACCCGTCGCCGCCGGAGGCGCACGAGTAG
- a CDS encoding histidine kinase, whose protein sequence is MVTVRRSLLDEPRPADAPPVGRLDRLLVGVFAAAVLVEGIARPDVAWRPLVTVLALALVPALLWRRSRPLVAALLGWGVAGVLSVLELTPHHGDLDLYSMSAVLVLLHSLVRWGSGREAVLGTAYVTVVVALGMYATSAGRADVFGGTVLLLLVVALAAVFRYRADLWHRQQREIRNEERVALARELHDIVAHHVSAIAVQAQAGGVVAGAQPEKAAEVLAAIESEASRTLAEMRSMVRVLREPQAVAYSPQRGVADLPALARADATPAVEVTLDGSLTLLAPAVDATLYRLAQESLTNAVRHARGATRVGIDVRRDGAAVRLRVTDDGRIEPGPAAASGFGLQGMAERAQLLGGSLTAGPRPEGGWVVEAVLPAAGPA, encoded by the coding sequence GTGGTCACCGTCCGGCGTTCCCTCCTCGACGAGCCGCGGCCTGCCGACGCCCCGCCCGTCGGTCGTCTCGACCGACTGCTGGTGGGCGTGTTCGCGGCTGCGGTGCTGGTCGAGGGCATCGCCCGGCCCGACGTGGCGTGGCGACCGCTGGTGACCGTGCTCGCCCTGGCGCTCGTGCCCGCCCTGCTCTGGCGGCGCAGCCGCCCGCTCGTGGCCGCCCTGCTCGGGTGGGGTGTCGCCGGGGTGCTCTCGGTCCTCGAGCTGACCCCCCACCACGGCGACCTCGACCTGTACTCCATGTCGGCCGTCCTGGTCCTGCTCCACTCCCTGGTGCGGTGGGGCTCGGGACGGGAGGCGGTGCTGGGGACGGCGTACGTGACCGTCGTCGTCGCGCTGGGGATGTACGCGACCTCCGCGGGCCGGGCCGACGTCTTCGGCGGGACCGTGCTCCTGCTGCTGGTCGTCGCACTCGCCGCGGTGTTCCGCTACCGCGCGGACCTCTGGCACCGGCAACAGCGCGAGATCCGCAACGAGGAGCGGGTCGCCCTGGCGCGCGAGCTGCACGACATCGTGGCCCACCACGTCTCGGCCATCGCGGTGCAGGCCCAGGCCGGCGGTGTCGTTGCCGGCGCCCAGCCGGAGAAGGCCGCCGAGGTCCTGGCCGCGATCGAGTCCGAGGCGTCGCGAACCCTGGCCGAGATGAGGTCGATGGTGCGGGTGCTGCGAGAGCCGCAGGCCGTCGCCTACTCGCCGCAGCGGGGTGTCGCGGACCTGCCTGCCCTGGCGCGCGCCGACGCGACGCCGGCCGTCGAGGTCACGCTGGACGGTTCGTTGACCCTGCTGGCGCCCGCCGTGGACGCGACGCTCTACCGGCTCGCGCAGGAGTCGCTGACCAACGCCGTACGGCACGCCCGGGGCGCGACGCGGGTCGGGATCGACGTACGCCGCGACGGTGCTGCCGTCAGGCTGCGGGTCACTGATGACGGTCGGATCGAGCCGGGTCCGGCCGCGGCGTCGGGCTTCGGTCTGCAGGGCATGGCCGAGCGCGCCCAGCTCCTCGGCGGCTCGCTCACCGCGGGCCCACGGCCCGAGGGTGGTTGGGTGGTCGAGGCCGTGCTGCCGGCGGCGGGCCCGGCATGA
- a CDS encoding response regulator, whose protein sequence is MTVRVVVADDQDLVRTGLVMILGAQPGIEVVGEAADGLAALDLATRLRPDVLLVDIRMPGLDGVEVTRRLAGPDVTDPMAVVVITTFDLDEYVLGSLRAGARGFLLKDAGPELLVQAIHAAASGDALIAPNITRRLLATFADQAPATPVQPVDPLTEREEEVLSLVARGRTNAEIATELFVGLSTVKTHVASLMTKLGARNRVEVAMWAYDTRRVRAD, encoded by the coding sequence ATGACCGTCCGCGTCGTCGTGGCCGACGACCAGGACCTGGTCCGCACCGGCCTGGTGATGATCCTCGGTGCCCAACCCGGCATCGAGGTCGTGGGGGAGGCGGCGGACGGGCTCGCCGCGCTCGACCTGGCGACCCGGCTGCGCCCCGACGTCCTGCTCGTCGACATCCGGATGCCCGGCCTCGACGGCGTCGAGGTGACCCGGCGCCTGGCCGGGCCCGACGTGACGGACCCGATGGCGGTCGTCGTCATCACCACCTTCGACCTCGACGAGTACGTCCTCGGCTCCCTGCGCGCCGGCGCCCGCGGCTTCCTCCTCAAGGACGCCGGACCCGAGCTGCTGGTCCAGGCCATCCACGCCGCGGCCAGCGGCGACGCGCTGATCGCCCCCAACATCACCCGCCGGCTGCTCGCGACCTTCGCCGACCAGGCCCCGGCGACCCCGGTCCAGCCCGTCGACCCGCTCACCGAGCGCGAGGAGGAGGTGCTCTCGCTGGTCGCGCGGGGCCGGACCAACGCCGAGATCGCCACCGAGCTCTTCGTCGGCCTGAGCACGGTCAAGACCCACGTCGCGTCGTTGATGACCAAGCTCGGTGCCCGCAACCGCGTCGAGGTCGCGATGTGGGCCTACGACACCCGGCGCGTCCGGGCCGACTGA
- a CDS encoding SDR family oxidoreductase, whose product MSTTERDRLDGRRTLVTGGTRGSGQAVVARLRELGADVWVSARTMPAGYERPDRFVEADTSTPEGTDTLARRIAEGGALDILVHVVGGSTTPPGGFAAATDEQWLTEINLNLLGAVRLDRALLPAMVEAGSGVVLHFGSIQRQMPLHEATLPYAAAKGALRTYSKGLANELAPHGIRVNTISPGGIETEGYEDFLGKLAEASGGTREEAEQGVHAALGGVPLGRFARTEEIADLVGFLVSDRASSIVGAEYVIDGGTVPTV is encoded by the coding sequence ATGTCCACCACAGAACGAGACCGACTGGACGGCCGCCGGACGCTGGTCACGGGCGGAACCAGGGGGTCGGGCCAAGCAGTCGTGGCGAGGCTCCGCGAGCTGGGAGCCGACGTCTGGGTGTCGGCCCGCACGATGCCCGCCGGGTACGAGCGCCCCGACCGCTTCGTCGAGGCCGACACCTCGACGCCCGAGGGCACCGACACCCTCGCCCGCCGGATCGCAGAAGGCGGCGCGCTGGACATCCTCGTGCACGTCGTGGGCGGCTCGACGACACCACCCGGCGGGTTCGCCGCCGCCACCGACGAGCAGTGGCTGACCGAGATCAACCTCAACCTTCTCGGCGCGGTCCGGCTCGATCGCGCGCTGCTCCCGGCCATGGTCGAGGCCGGGTCGGGCGTGGTCCTGCACTTCGGCTCGATCCAGCGCCAGATGCCCCTGCACGAGGCGACCCTGCCCTACGCGGCAGCGAAGGGTGCGCTGCGCACCTACAGCAAGGGACTCGCCAACGAGCTCGCACCTCACGGCATCCGGGTGAACACCATCAGTCCCGGCGGCATCGAGACCGAGGGCTACGAGGACTTCCTGGGCAAGCTCGCCGAGGCGAGTGGAGGCACCCGGGAGGAGGCCGAGCAGGGCGTCCACGCCGCCCTGGGTGGAGTCCCCCTCGGTCGCTTCGCACGGACGGAGGAGATTGCCGACCTGGTCGGCTTCCTGGTGTCCGACCGGGCCTCGTCGATCGTGGGGGCCGAGTACGTGATCGACGGCGGGACCGTCCCGACCGTCTGA
- a CDS encoding nuclear transport factor 2 family protein, with protein MDDNTNTPTDTQQLPTTIRAFNDAHAARDADAALDLLGPQAVISDVGESFSGEAALRRFISEAGTEFTYTDEITGVVRDGDTWVVSHHLEGDFPGGKADLDYRFALDGDRIAQLDIVLG; from the coding sequence ATGGACGACAACACCAACACCCCGACCGACACCCAGCAGCTGCCCACCACGATCCGTGCCTTCAACGACGCCCACGCGGCCCGCGACGCCGACGCCGCGCTGGACCTCCTGGGCCCGCAGGCCGTCATCTCCGACGTCGGGGAGTCCTTCAGCGGCGAGGCGGCGCTGCGCCGGTTCATCAGCGAGGCGGGAACCGAGTTCACCTACACCGACGAGATCACCGGAGTCGTTCGCGACGGCGACACCTGGGTGGTGAGCCACCACCTGGAGGGCGACTTCCCCGGAGGGAAGGCGGACCTGGACTACCGGTTCGCGCTCGACGGCGACCGGATCGCCCAGCTGGACATCGTGCTCGGCTGA
- a CDS encoding MerR family transcriptional regulator, whose product MLAIGEFSRMTHLSIRTLRRYHEAGLLEPETIDVSSGYRYYSPDQIPVAQVIHRLRELDVPLSDVQRILRSPDPEQRAALVAQHLERLESELARTRAAVGALRRLLSPEPAPLQVEVRAEPAVTVAAVEDVVGEGDVEAWYAGAMAELDAALGPGAEHGPPGGLYDNALFESGRGRLLLYRPAPEPPTRGRVRPVTLPAVELAVTTHQGEHDGIDVTYGELGSWVAGNALTVAGPVRERYLVGPRDTDDSAAWRTEIGWPVFRVAPSP is encoded by the coding sequence ATGTTGGCGATCGGTGAGTTCTCCCGGATGACGCACCTCAGCATCCGCACGTTGCGGCGCTACCACGAGGCGGGGTTGCTCGAGCCGGAGACCATCGACGTCTCCAGCGGCTACCGGTACTACTCGCCCGACCAGATCCCGGTCGCCCAGGTCATCCATCGGCTGCGGGAGCTCGACGTCCCCTTGTCCGACGTCCAGCGCATCCTTCGCTCTCCGGACCCGGAGCAGCGAGCTGCGCTGGTCGCCCAGCACCTCGAACGGTTGGAGTCCGAGCTCGCTCGCACCCGCGCGGCGGTCGGCGCCCTGCGTCGCTTGCTGTCCCCGGAGCCGGCGCCGCTGCAGGTGGAGGTCCGCGCGGAACCCGCAGTCACAGTGGCGGCGGTCGAGGACGTGGTGGGGGAGGGCGACGTCGAGGCCTGGTACGCCGGCGCGATGGCCGAGCTCGACGCAGCGCTCGGTCCCGGGGCCGAGCACGGACCGCCCGGCGGCCTCTACGACAACGCTCTCTTCGAGAGCGGTCGTGGGCGCTTGCTGCTCTACCGGCCGGCTCCGGAACCACCCACCCGCGGCCGGGTCCGCCCGGTCACCCTGCCCGCCGTCGAGCTCGCCGTCACCACCCACCAGGGCGAGCACGACGGCATCGACGTGACCTACGGCGAGCTTGGCTCCTGGGTGGCCGGCAACGCGTTGACGGTGGCGGGACCGGTACGCGAGCGCTACCTGGTCGGCCCGCGGGACACCGACGACAGCGCTGCGTGGCGCACCGAGATCGGGTGGCCCGTGTTCCGCGTGGCGCCCAGCCCCTAG
- a CDS encoding IS256 family transposase, giving the protein MALDNAALLEVLEAMQAGGVEDRVRTAAQTIYQALIDAELTAVIGAGPWERTDQRTTQRNGSRPRTLSTTAGDLELRIPKLRSGSFFPSLLERRRRVDQALFAVVMEAYLHGVSTRKVDDLVKALGADTGISKSEVSRICADLDEEVGAFRDRSLGEITYPYVFLDATYCKARVNRRVVSQAVVIATGVTADGRREVLGFDVGDSEDGAFWTAFLRGLKARGLGGVQLVISDAHTGLKTAIAAVFVGASWQRCRVHFMRNVLAVVPKGNAEMVAAAIRTIFAQPDAEHVGEQFEVIAAMLGKQLPKVEQMLRDAHDDLLAFTGFPVSHWKKIWSTNPLERLNKEVKRRTDVVGVFPNPEALLRLAGAVLVEAHDEWQVTAERRYLSEHSMELITGTNKTEQEVAKPELMTAS; this is encoded by the coding sequence ATGGCCTTGGACAATGCTGCACTACTCGAGGTACTTGAAGCCATGCAGGCCGGCGGGGTCGAGGACCGCGTCCGCACCGCGGCACAGACGATCTACCAGGCGTTGATCGACGCCGAGCTCACCGCTGTGATCGGCGCCGGCCCCTGGGAACGCACCGACCAACGCACGACACAGCGCAACGGCTCCCGGCCGCGGACCCTGTCCACGACCGCCGGCGACCTGGAACTGCGGATCCCGAAGCTGCGGTCGGGATCCTTCTTCCCCTCACTGCTCGAACGCCGACGACGGGTCGACCAGGCCTTGTTCGCGGTGGTGATGGAGGCCTACCTCCACGGTGTCTCGACCAGGAAGGTCGACGACCTGGTCAAAGCACTCGGCGCGGACACCGGGATCAGCAAGTCCGAGGTCTCCCGCATCTGCGCGGACCTCGACGAGGAAGTCGGCGCGTTCCGCGACCGGTCGCTGGGCGAGATCACCTACCCGTACGTGTTCCTCGACGCCACCTACTGCAAGGCCCGCGTGAACCGTCGCGTGGTGTCCCAGGCCGTCGTGATCGCCACCGGAGTCACCGCCGACGGGCGCCGTGAGGTCCTCGGGTTCGACGTCGGGGACAGCGAGGACGGGGCGTTCTGGACCGCGTTCCTGCGCGGTCTGAAGGCCCGCGGCCTGGGTGGTGTCCAGCTGGTCATCAGCGACGCCCACACCGGCCTGAAGACAGCGATCGCCGCTGTCTTTGTCGGCGCGAGCTGGCAGCGGTGCCGGGTCCACTTCATGCGCAACGTCCTCGCGGTCGTACCGAAGGGCAACGCTGAGATGGTCGCCGCCGCAATCCGCACGATCTTCGCCCAACCCGACGCCGAGCACGTTGGTGAGCAGTTCGAGGTCATCGCGGCGATGCTCGGCAAACAGCTGCCCAAGGTCGAGCAGATGTTGCGTGATGCCCACGACGACCTCCTCGCGTTCACCGGGTTCCCGGTGTCGCACTGGAAAAAGATCTGGTCGACCAACCCCTTGGAGCGGCTCAACAAGGAGGTCAAACGCCGCACCGACGTCGTCGGCGTCTTCCCCAACCCCGAGGCCCTGCTCAGGCTGGCCGGGGCCGTCCTGGTCGAAGCCCACGACGAATGGCAGGTCACCGCCGAACGTCGCTATCTGTCCGAACACTCCATGGAACTCATCACCGGCACCAACAAGACCGAGCAGGAGGTGGCCAAGCCCGAACTCATGACGGCATCATGA
- a CDS encoding alpha/beta fold hydrolase, producing MSATGNDPVITSYAQAPARTVSAGGVTYAYRELGPKGGIPVVFFVHLAATLDNWDPRIVDPIAENRHVITFDQRGVGASTGQVPATLEEAADHAYEFITALGFEQIDVFSFSMGGMIAQDLIVKHPDLVRRLVLTGTGPRGGKDMDKVVGVTYYDILRATLTRSDPKEYLFFNRDATGKAAGKAFVKRLQERDIDRDKDITLKALRTQLKAIQKFGRSAPSDLSTFTQPTLIANGDHDRMVPTVLSEDLHRRIKGSELIIYPNSGHGGIFQFHEQFAPAAAEFLAN from the coding sequence ATGAGCGCCACCGGCAACGACCCCGTCATCACCTCCTACGCCCAGGCCCCGGCCCGCACCGTCAGCGCGGGAGGGGTGACGTACGCCTACCGGGAGCTGGGCCCCAAGGGCGGCATCCCGGTCGTCTTCTTCGTCCACCTCGCCGCGACCCTCGACAACTGGGACCCCCGCATCGTCGATCCCATCGCCGAAAACCGGCACGTCATCACTTTCGACCAGCGTGGCGTCGGAGCCTCGACCGGCCAGGTGCCAGCCACCCTCGAGGAGGCAGCCGACCACGCCTACGAGTTCATCACCGCTCTAGGGTTCGAGCAGATCGACGTCTTCTCGTTCTCGATGGGCGGCATGATCGCCCAGGACCTGATCGTCAAGCACCCCGACCTGGTCCGCCGGCTTGTCCTGACCGGCACCGGGCCGCGCGGCGGCAAGGACATGGACAAGGTCGTCGGCGTGACCTACTACGACATCCTCCGCGCGACCCTGACCCGCTCCGACCCCAAGGAGTACCTCTTCTTCAACCGCGACGCCACGGGCAAGGCAGCCGGGAAGGCCTTCGTCAAGCGGCTCCAGGAACGCGACATCGACCGCGACAAGGACATCACCCTCAAGGCACTGCGCACCCAGCTCAAGGCGATCCAGAAGTTCGGCCGCTCCGCGCCCTCCGACCTGTCGACGTTCACCCAGCCCACACTCATCGCGAACGGCGACCACGACCGCATGGTCCCCACCGTCCTGTCCGAGGATCTCCACCGCCGCATCAAGGGCAGCGAACTGATCATCTACCCGAACTCCGGACACGGTGGCATCTTCCAGTTCCACGAGCAGTTCGCGCCCGCCGCAGCCGAGTTCCTCGCCAACTGA